The Mesorhizobium sp. NBSH29 genome has a segment encoding these proteins:
- the cobM gene encoding precorrin-4 C(11)-methyltransferase, which translates to MKVHFIGAGPGAADLITVRGRDLLAACPVCLYAGSIVSPDLLQYCPQDARLVDTAPMSLDEIELEYASAHRQGKDVARLHSGDLSVWSAVAEQIRRLERLGIAYTLTPGVPSFAAAAASLGRELTIPEVAQSLVLTRVSGRASKMPERETLAGFGATGATLAIHLAIHAIGQVVEELTPLYGADCPVAVVVKASWPDERVFRGTLGDIEAQLSADPVERTALILVGPSLGAQEFTESSLYDPAYQRRFRGRDGL; encoded by the coding sequence ATGAAAGTTCACTTCATCGGCGCGGGACCAGGTGCCGCAGATCTTATCACCGTGCGCGGCCGCGACCTTCTGGCGGCCTGTCCGGTCTGCCTCTATGCCGGTTCCATCGTCTCGCCAGACCTGTTGCAATATTGCCCACAAGATGCGCGGCTGGTGGACACAGCCCCCATGTCGCTGGACGAGATTGAACTCGAATATGCCTCGGCGCACCGGCAGGGCAAGGATGTGGCGCGGCTTCATTCGGGCGATCTTTCGGTGTGGAGCGCGGTGGCCGAACAGATCCGCCGGCTGGAGCGGCTGGGCATCGCCTATACGCTGACGCCGGGCGTTCCATCCTTTGCCGCTGCTGCCGCAAGTCTTGGCCGCGAATTGACCATTCCTGAAGTGGCGCAAAGTCTGGTGCTGACCCGTGTCTCAGGCCGTGCATCCAAAATGCCGGAGCGTGAAACATTGGCCGGCTTTGGCGCAACGGGCGCGACATTGGCCATCCATCTGGCCATCCATGCCATTGGGCAGGTGGTGGAGGAACTGACCCCGCTCTATGGCGCGGACTGTCCGGTTGCCGTGGTGGTGAAAGCCTCCTGGCCAGATGAGCGCGTGTTTCGCGGAACTCTAGGCGATATTGAAGCGCAACTCAGCGCCGACCCTGTGGAGCGCACGGCGCTGATCCTTGTTGGTCCATCGCTCGGGGCACAGGAGTTTACCGAAAGCTCCCTCTATGATCCTGCCTATCAGAGGCGGTTCAGAGGGCGCGACGGATTGTGA
- a CDS encoding cobalt-precorrin-5B (C(1))-methyltransferase: MDTEKVELRRGWTTGACAAAAAKAACHALATGVFPDPVEITLPGGATPAFALARERLSDGTASASIVKDAGDDPDVTHGALITTTLRPGAAGSGIIFKAGPGVGMVTRPGLPIPPGQPAINPMPRVMIAQAIAEVAGENADYEVEISIADGEKLAEKTLNGRLGIVGGLSVLGTTGIVIPFSCSAWIHSIHRGIDVARAMGIDHVSGATGNASEIAAQKFHNLGEVSLIDMGDFIGGMLKYIRKHPVPKVTIAGGVAKMTKLAQGMLDVHSKRGMADLDALAAIAGEIGGAEPLLAQIRGANTVAQAFQLAKAAGLPLGDTIAARAWPTAASVLNNPEIALEILVFNREGELMGHAPFHPSHNPSRPLNRL, encoded by the coding sequence ATGGATACGGAGAAGGTTGAACTGCGCCGTGGCTGGACCACGGGTGCCTGCGCGGCGGCGGCGGCTAAGGCTGCCTGCCATGCGCTTGCGACCGGCGTGTTTCCTGATCCGGTCGAGATCACTCTGCCGGGCGGTGCCACGCCTGCTTTTGCTCTGGCGCGCGAACGCCTCAGTGATGGAACCGCCAGCGCCTCCATCGTCAAGGATGCGGGCGATGATCCCGATGTCACGCATGGCGCTTTGATTACCACGACCTTGCGCCCCGGCGCGGCTGGAAGCGGCATTATCTTCAAGGCGGGTCCGGGCGTTGGCATGGTCACACGACCCGGCCTGCCCATCCCCCCCGGCCAGCCTGCCATCAACCCAATGCCGCGCGTGATGATTGCGCAGGCCATTGCCGAAGTGGCTGGCGAGAATGCCGATTACGAGGTTGAAATCTCGATCGCAGACGGCGAGAAACTGGCCGAGAAAACGCTGAATGGCAGGCTTGGCATTGTTGGCGGCCTGTCGGTGCTTGGCACCACCGGCATCGTCATTCCGTTTTCCTGCTCGGCATGGATCCATTCCATCCATCGCGGCATTGATGTGGCGCGCGCCATGGGCATTGACCATGTATCGGGCGCCACCGGCAACGCTTCGGAAATAGCCGCACAGAAGTTCCACAATCTTGGCGAGGTTTCGCTGATTGATATGGGTGATTTCATCGGCGGCATGTTGAAATATATCCGCAAACACCCCGTGCCCAAGGTCACGATTGCCGGTGGTGTCGCCAAAATGACCAAGCTGGCGCAGGGAATGCTGGATGTGCATTCCAAGCGCGGCATGGCCGATCTGGATGCACTGGCGGCCATTGCTGGCGAGATTGGTGGCGCGGAACCTTTGCTCGCTCAAATTCGTGGTGCCAACACGGTGGCGCAGGCTTTCCAGCTTGCCAAAGCTGCCGGTCTGCCATTGGGAGACACGATTGCCGCGCGCGCCTGGCCGACAGCTGCCAGCGTGTTGAACAATCCTGAGATTGCGCTTGAAATTCTGGTCTTCAACCGGGAAGGCGAATTGATGGGGCATGCGCCCTTCCATCCCTCTCACAATCCGTCGCGCCCTCTGAACCGCCTCTGA
- the cobA gene encoding uroporphyrinogen-III C-methyltransferase: MSLQTTLALLEARKQKLLPGHVWLAGAGPGDPGCLTLDVVSALTQADTLVYDALVDPEVVAIADHAEKTFVGKRGGHISITQAEITAKLIAFAREGRKVLRLKGGDPYVFGRGGEEALALAKENIPFRFLPGLTSGLSALGHLNIPPTMRGMNKAIILATGQTADPGDALDWRALAATGQPILIYMGLARMGHITAELMAGGMTPETPAAIIMAATTSRERIHVATLGTIAQEAAREGFASPVLTVVGHIVSMRAELQALISEAGKG, from the coding sequence ATGAGCCTGCAAACCACACTGGCTCTGCTGGAAGCGCGCAAACAGAAATTGCTGCCCGGTCATGTCTGGCTGGCGGGGGCAGGTCCGGGGGACCCCGGTTGCCTGACGCTGGATGTCGTGTCCGCGCTCACGCAGGCCGATACGCTGGTCTATGACGCGCTGGTGGATCCGGAAGTGGTGGCCATTGCCGACCATGCGGAAAAAACATTCGTCGGCAAGCGCGGCGGGCATATTTCCATCACGCAGGCCGAAATCACCGCCAAGCTGATTGCCTTTGCCAGAGAAGGCCGCAAGGTGCTGCGCCTCAAGGGCGGCGACCCTTACGTGTTTGGCCGCGGCGGCGAAGAGGCATTGGCGCTGGCAAAGGAAAATATTCCTTTCCGCTTTCTGCCCGGTCTGACATCAGGGCTTTCAGCCCTTGGACATTTGAACATTCCGCCCACCATGCGCGGCATGAACAAGGCGATTATTCTGGCCACCGGCCAAACCGCTGATCCGGGCGACGCGCTCGACTGGCGCGCATTGGCGGCCACCGGCCAGCCTATCCTGATCTATATGGGGCTGGCGCGCATGGGCCATATCACCGCCGAGTTGATGGCAGGTGGCATGACGCCTGAAACGCCGGCCGCCATCATCATGGCCGCGACCACCAGCCGCGAGCGCATCCATGTCGCCACGCTGGGCACGATTGCGCAGGAAGCGGCGCGTGAAGGCTTCGCCTCGCCGGTGCTCACCGTAGTGGGCCACATCGTGTCCATGCGCGCCGAGCTTCAGGCGCTGATCAGCGAGGCGGGCAAAGGATGA
- a CDS encoding cobyrinate a,c-diamide synthase → MSARGIIIGAPRSGSGKTSVTIGLLRALTRRGLNVRGAKSGPDYIDPGFHAAATGKPGVNLDSWAMGPDLLNTLAASVATDADYVIAESAMGLFDGIPGEAGRSGSAADLARLYRLPVILVLDVSGQSQTAAAIAKGFACYDSDVKIAGVILNRLGSERHKRLTGDAIEALGIPVVGAMLRDPTLTLPERHLGLVQAGEYEDLMGHLDRLADMAESALDIERILELAGPFAPQGNPKTPAALPPPGQRIALAQDAAFTFLYPHLEAGWRAAGAELIPFSPLADEGPADDCDVCWLPGGYPELHAGKLAAADNFRAAMHDFAKTKPVHGECGGFMALGEGLEDADGTRHQMLGLLGHSTSYAQRKMNLGYRRAIFLHDTPFGPKGTEIRGHEFHYARLIDAGTDAPLADLADGQGNALGQFGGKRGHVSGAFFHAIAQA, encoded by the coding sequence ATGAGCGCGCGCGGGATCATCATCGGCGCACCGCGTTCAGGCTCCGGCAAAACCAGCGTCACCATTGGCCTGTTGCGCGCTCTGACACGGCGCGGGCTGAACGTGCGCGGCGCAAAGTCCGGGCCGGATTATATTGATCCGGGCTTCCATGCGGCCGCTACCGGCAAGCCCGGCGTCAATCTCGACAGCTGGGCGATGGGGCCGGACCTGCTCAACACGCTGGCTGCCTCCGTCGCCACCGATGCAGATTATGTGATCGCCGAAAGCGCGATGGGCCTGTTCGATGGCATTCCGGGCGAGGCGGGCCGCTCTGGCTCCGCCGCCGATCTGGCGCGGCTTTACCGCCTGCCGGTTATTCTGGTGCTGGATGTTTCTGGCCAATCACAAACGGCAGCGGCCATCGCCAAGGGGTTTGCCTGCTATGATAGCGATGTGAAAATCGCCGGCGTCATTCTCAACCGCCTCGGCTCGGAGCGCCACAAAAGGCTGACTGGCGACGCGATTGAGGCGCTCGGAATTCCAGTCGTCGGCGCCATGCTCCGCGACCCGACCCTGACCCTGCCAGAGCGCCATCTGGGGCTTGTGCAGGCGGGTGAATATGAAGATCTGATGGGCCATCTCGACCGGCTGGCCGATATGGCTGAGAGCGCGCTCGATATTGAGCGAATCCTGGAACTTGCGGGCCCCTTTGCTCCGCAAGGCAACCCCAAAACCCCTGCCGCCCTGCCGCCGCCTGGCCAGCGCATTGCCTTGGCGCAGGATGCCGCTTTCACCTTCCTCTATCCGCATCTGGAAGCTGGCTGGCGCGCCGCCGGTGCCGAACTTATCCCCTTCTCGCCACTGGCCGATGAAGGCCCAGCTGACGATTGCGATGTGTGCTGGTTGCCCGGCGGCTATCCAGAGCTTCACGCCGGCAAGCTTGCAGCGGCAGACAATTTCCGCGCCGCCATGCATGATTTTGCAAAGACAAAACCGGTGCACGGCGAATGCGGAGGCTTCATGGCGCTGGGCGAAGGGTTGGAGGATGCCGATGGCACGCGCCACCAGATGCTGGGCCTGCTGGGGCATTCAACCAGCTATGCGCAACGCAAGATGAACCTTGGCTATCGCCGCGCCATCTTTTTGCATGACACACCTTTCGGTCCCAAAGGCACCGAGATTCGCGGCCATGAATTCCACTATGCGCGCCTGATTGATGCCGGCACTGATGCCCCGCTGGCAGATCTGGCCGACGGGCAGGGCAATGCGCTGGGGCAATTTGGCGGCAAACGCGGTCATGTCTCTGGCGCGTTCTTCCACGCCATCGCGCAGGCCTGA
- the cobS gene encoding adenosylcobinamide-GDP ribazoletransferase — translation MMRRPQDIITDIALCVSFYTRLPVSSILFGAGKKDFAAAQWAAPLAGCVVAVISAFVYALAYGLGLPPTLCAGLALASGMLATGALHEDGLSDMADGFGGGKTRDQKLEIMRDSRIGSYGAAALVFSILLRWQALAALGSPAHVALALIAAHMASRALMPAMLYAMQPARSDGLAAGAGDVPHNSALVAAGLGFIALLPFGIVGAGVAACLAAMCAYGVGSLANRQIGGHTGDVLGAAQQMAEIALLCAAVIFLT, via the coding sequence ATGATGCGCCGCCCGCAAGACATCATCACCGACATCGCCCTTTGCGTCAGCTTCTACACGCGCTTGCCGGTTTCTTCGATCTTGTTCGGCGCGGGCAAAAAAGACTTCGCCGCCGCGCAATGGGCAGCACCTCTCGCGGGGTGTGTGGTGGCGGTGATCAGCGCTTTTGTCTACGCGCTCGCGTACGGGCTTGGCCTGCCGCCGACCCTTTGCGCGGGCCTTGCGCTGGCAAGCGGAATGCTGGCCACCGGCGCGCTGCATGAGGATGGCCTGTCCGACATGGCAGATGGCTTTGGCGGCGGCAAAACCCGCGACCAGAAACTCGAAATCATGCGCGACAGCCGCATCGGCTCCTATGGCGCGGCGGCTCTGGTCTTTTCTATCCTGCTGCGCTGGCAGGCGCTGGCAGCCCTTGGCTCGCCGGCCCATGTGGCGCTGGCGCTGATTGCGGCCCATATGGCCAGCCGCGCTTTGATGCCGGCCATGCTGTACGCCATGCAACCTGCCCGCAGCGATGGGCTGGCGGCGGGTGCCGGTGATGTGCCGCACAACAGCGCGCTTGTTGCCGCCGGGCTTGGTTTTATCGCCCTTCTGCCTTTCGGCATTGTGGGCGCTGGTGTGGCGGCGTGTCTTGCCGCAATGTGTGCTTATGGCGTCGGCAGTTTGGCCAACCGCCAGATTGGCGGCCACACGGGCGATGTGCTGGGCGCGGCGCAGCAAATGGCCGAAATCGCGCTTCTGTGCGCTGCCGTTATTTTCCTGACCTGA
- the cobT gene encoding nicotinate-nucleotide--dimethylbenzimidazole phosphoribosyltransferase, translating to MSQFKTLADLRAACAHNLPEANQDAVLEAEMRQNSLTKPQGSLGRLEEIVAWLAAWQGRSRPTLDQVSVIVFAGSHGITAQGVSAFPAEVTHQMVANFEAGGAAINQLARVAGADLKVVALNVAVPTGDFTQGPAMDEAAFLAAVNDGYASVSTQSPKPDLLCFGEMGIGNTTTAAAVAAGLFGEHGERWVGRGTGVDDQGLARKAMAVDAGLAQHAAILSDPLAVAANLGGRELAAILGATLAARHLGIPVVMDGFVVTAAMAPLAKLHPRGLGHVLAAHVSAETPHRRLLELLGKKPLFDFDMRLGEGSGAALAVPVIRAALACFTGMASFAEAGVSEG from the coding sequence ATGAGCCAGTTTAAAACCCTTGCCGATCTGCGCGCTGCCTGTGCACACAATCTGCCTGAAGCAAATCAGGATGCGGTGCTGGAAGCAGAAATGCGCCAGAACAGCCTGACCAAACCACAAGGCAGCCTTGGCCGTTTGGAAGAAATCGTGGCATGGCTGGCTGCCTGGCAGGGCAGGTCCCGCCCAACGCTCGATCAGGTCTCGGTCATCGTGTTCGCCGGCTCGCATGGAATTACAGCGCAGGGCGTGTCGGCCTTCCCCGCCGAGGTCACGCACCAAATGGTGGCGAATTTCGAAGCAGGCGGCGCAGCCATCAACCAGCTCGCCCGCGTGGCTGGCGCAGATCTCAAAGTGGTGGCGCTCAATGTCGCAGTGCCAACCGGAGATTTCACACAAGGCCCGGCAATGGATGAGGCGGCCTTCCTTGCCGCAGTCAATGATGGCTACGCATCAGTCAGCACACAAAGCCCGAAGCCGGATCTCCTCTGCTTTGGCGAAATGGGTATCGGCAACACCACCACTGCCGCCGCCGTTGCAGCCGGTCTGTTTGGCGAGCATGGCGAAAGATGGGTCGGCCGCGGCACCGGCGTGGATGATCAGGGCCTTGCCCGCAAGGCGATGGCAGTCGATGCCGGGCTGGCGCAACATGCCGCAATCCTGTCGGACCCGCTGGCTGTTGCCGCCAATCTCGGTGGCCGCGAACTCGCCGCCATCCTTGGCGCGACACTTGCCGCCCGTCATCTGGGCATTCCCGTTGTGATGGATGGCTTCGTCGTCACCGCCGCCATGGCCCCGCTGGCAAAGCTGCATCCGCGCGGCCTTGGCCATGTGCTGGCAGCCCATGTCTCGGCAGAAACCCCACACCGCCGCCTGCTTGAGCTTCTGGGCAAGAAGCCGCTCTTCGATTTCGACATGCGGCTTGGCGAAGGCTCAGGCGCTGCCCTTGCCGTGCCAGTCATCCGCGCCGCATTGGCATGTTTCACCGGCATGGCAAGCTTTGCTGAAGCGGGCGTCAGCGAGGGGTAA